Sequence from the Aerococcus tenax genome:
CACGGTTGCAACCTCGCCCTTCTATCAATTATGGCCCCAGGTGAGCGAAGAAAAGCTCCTAGAAATGAAAGCCGCTATTAAAGCTCGAGACCTGGATTGGATGGGAGAAATAGCTGAAAACCACGCCATGTTAATGCACGCCACTACCCTATCGGCCGACCCCGCCTTTACCTATTTAGAAGCAGAATCACTCAAGGCTATTGAAGCGGTCAAAGGGCTACGCCAACAAGGCTATAAGGCCTACTTCACCATGGACGCCGGTCCTAATGTGAAGATTCTCTGCCCTTATTCCCAGTCCCAAGCGATTATCGATGCCTTGGCGCCTGAATTTGGGGCTGACCGACTAATTGCCAGCCGCCCGGGCCCAGGTATCCAATATTTAAAAGCATTTTCTGAACAGAAAACTCGCACCAAAGCTTCACAAAGCGTGAACCAAGAAGAAAGCCATGAAGACGACAAGCTAGAGCTGCTCAATGAAGAGTTGGGTGAAGACAGCTTAGACAGCCAAGAAGAATTTATGAAACGTTTAGCCAAGCAAAAGCTCACCCTGCAAGAAGAGTTAGAAGAAATTTTTAACCACTCTGCCCCTCACAACTTTTTTAGACCATCGAATCCGCTCCCCCATGATCCCAATGATTCACAGGAGGAATTGTAAATGGAAACCATTATTAGTAAACGCCCAGGAAAGTTATATCTGGCTGGTGAATACGCCATTGTCCATTCCTTTCAAGGGGCTTTATTAGTAGCGGTTGATGCCTATGTCACCGTCGAATTGCGCCCCCTTGACCAAGCTCAGTCGCGCTTATCGACTAACCAGGCCCAAGAAACTTTTATCTGGACAGTTAGCGATGACGGTGAGATCTCTGGGATCCCTAAGCAATTCTTATTAGTCAAGACATTGATCCAAACAGCCTACCAGTATTTAAGAGAAAGCGGTCGTGTGGCAAATTCTTTTAGAGCCATTGACTTAAAGATTACTAGCGAACTAGACAGTCCTGACGGAAAAAAATATGGCCTAGGCTCCAGTGCTGCAGTCAGCATCGCTATCCTAGAAGCAATTCTTAAATGCTACCAGGTTAACCAAGACTACTCCAAGAAAGCCTATGCCTATCTCCTCTATCAGCTAGGAGCCATCGCTCAAATCAAAATCGACCTCAAGGGCTCCTTTGGCGACTTGGCTGCTTCAGCTTTTGGAGGCTGCATCTATTACCAAAATTTTGACCATACTTGGTTGAAGGAAAGAATCAAGAATGAAGGAATGAAAGTCCTAGACCTCATCCAGATGCACTGGGATGGTCTCATGATCGAACCGCTGACCCTATCTCCCGATTGGAAGCTCCATGTGGTCTGGACCGAAAAACCGAGTTCTACCGAAGCCATGTTAGCCGGTAGGTCAACAAGAAAAAAAGAGGCCCATGAGTTCTCACTTAGCGAACGCCATTTTCGCTATGCCAGTCAACAGTGCGTGATTCTAATCCGCCAAGCCATTATCGACCAAGATTACTTTGTTTTTACTAAGGCCTTAACTTATAACAGTCATTTATTGTATAACTATACCAAGCACCGGCAAAAACCTTACTTAACCGCCGCTTTAAAGTCAGCTATCGATTTGGCCCGAGCTGCCGGAGGAACGAGTAAGGTTTCCGGAGCGGGGGGCGGGGACTGTGCCATTGCCTTTAGCGACCAGCCAGCCATTGGGGAGCAGATTGACCAGGCCTGGCATGAAGCCGGTATCCACCAACTCGACTTGGGACTGTGTCCTAGCTTCATCCAGTAATTCATCCACTTCTCACAAATAGGCGCCATTGACCAAATTATTCTAAAGTTTAAAGGAGAATTCTATGAAGAATCGTAAAGATGACCACATTAAGCTTGCCGATTGGCAGTATGCTCAAAGCGCTACTGATTTCGATGCCATCCGCTTTGTCCACCATTCCCTGCCCCATATTGACGCTGACCAAGTTCAACTCAATACCCAGCTCTTCGGTCAAGAATTCCCTTTTCCTTTCTTTATTAACGCCATGACTGGAGGCAGTGAATGGACCAAGGCCATTAACGAAAAATTCGCCACCGTGGCCCGGGAAACTGGCTTAATGATGGCAACTGGGTCAGTCTCCCAAGCCATAAAAGACCCCGACACAGCCGATAGTTTCCAAATTGTCCGCCAAACTAATCCTGAGGGCTTCATCATTGCTAATGTGGGCATGAATCATGGCCTAGCAGGAGCTAAACAAGCGCTTGAAATTACCGAGGCTGATGCCCTCGCTATTCATTTAAATACCCCTCAAGAGCTGGCCATGCCAGAAGGCGACCGCCACTTCCAAGCCGTTAGGGATAATCTCCAAGCCATTGTTGAAGGGGTTGACCGCCCAGTCATGGTCAAGGAAGTTGGCTTTGGCATGAGTCGTGAAACGATTGAGGAACTTCTCTCACTTGGTGTCAAGACAGTGGATATCAGTGGCCAAGGGGGAACTAACTTTATCGCTATCGAGAACGAGCGCCGCAGTCTTAAAGATATGGACTACCTGACGCAATGGGGGCAAAGTACCGCAATCTCCTTACTCGAAGCCCAAAGCCTAAAAGATCAAGTCGACATCATCGCTTCAGGGGGCGTAAAAACCCCACTCCATGTGGTTCTGTCACTCGCCTTAGGAGCTAAGGCAGTTGGGATGAGTGGGCAATTCCTCCATCTGGTTCTCAATCACGGCGTTCAAGAAACCATTGATTGGGTAGAAGAATTCAAAGACCAGGTCCGCATGCTCATGGTCCTAACCAATAGCCAAAGCCTTAGCGACCTAGAAAAGACTGACTTGATTATTTCAGGACCAGTAAGAGACTGGTGCCAAGCCCGTCAGATTCCCTACCAAGACTTTAGTCACCGTTCTCGCTAATAAGCTTATTAACTAATCACTCCCTAGCCCCACGGTTAGGGCTTTTTTGCCTTATTTATAATTAATAGCCAAATCTAGCGATCAGTAATGATTGGTAATTTATTCCCAACTTTTGAAGGGGTTAGCTTTGCAGAAGAAGCATTATGCGTTATAATAGTATTAGCTACTTGCTAACAAAAAGTAAGTGACAATTTATCTTTCTATCCACAGCTTAAGGAGGAATTTTAAAATGGTTTATAACAATATTTCTGAAGCAATTGGTAATACACCAATTATTAAATTAGCACACGAAGACAAGGATTCTGCTGATATTTATGTGAAGCTAGAATCTCGTAACCCAGGTGGTTCAGTCAAAGATCGTCCCGTTAAATATATTCTCAAGAGCCTACTCGACTCTGGCGAATTAAAAGAAGGCGGAACAATTGTTGAATCTACCTCAGGAAATACTGGGGTTGCCCTTTCCATGTTAGGTGCCGCTTTCGGACTCCATGTGATTATCGTGATGCCAGAAACCATGTCGGTTGAACGTCGTAACTTGATCCAAGCTTACGGGGCTGAACTG
This genomic interval carries:
- a CDS encoding phosphomevalonate kinase, translated to METIISKRPGKLYLAGEYAIVHSFQGALLVAVDAYVTVELRPLDQAQSRLSTNQAQETFIWTVSDDGEISGIPKQFLLVKTLIQTAYQYLRESGRVANSFRAIDLKITSELDSPDGKKYGLGSSAAVSIAILEAILKCYQVNQDYSKKAYAYLLYQLGAIAQIKIDLKGSFGDLAASAFGGCIYYQNFDHTWLKERIKNEGMKVLDLIQMHWDGLMIEPLTLSPDWKLHVVWTEKPSSTEAMLAGRSTRKKEAHEFSLSERHFRYASQQCVILIRQAIIDQDYFVFTKALTYNSHLLYNYTKHRQKPYLTAALKSAIDLARAAGGTSKVSGAGGGDCAIAFSDQPAIGEQIDQAWHEAGIHQLDLGLCPSFIQ
- the fni gene encoding type 2 isopentenyl-diphosphate Delta-isomerase; the encoded protein is MKNRKDDHIKLADWQYAQSATDFDAIRFVHHSLPHIDADQVQLNTQLFGQEFPFPFFINAMTGGSEWTKAINEKFATVARETGLMMATGSVSQAIKDPDTADSFQIVRQTNPEGFIIANVGMNHGLAGAKQALEITEADALAIHLNTPQELAMPEGDRHFQAVRDNLQAIVEGVDRPVMVKEVGFGMSRETIEELLSLGVKTVDISGQGGTNFIAIENERRSLKDMDYLTQWGQSTAISLLEAQSLKDQVDIIASGGVKTPLHVVLSLALGAKAVGMSGQFLHLVLNHGVQETIDWVEEFKDQVRMLMVLTNSQSLSDLEKTDLIISGPVRDWCQARQIPYQDFSHRSR